In Rheinheimera sp. MM224, one DNA window encodes the following:
- a CDS encoding MBL fold metallo-hydrolase RNA specificity domain-containing protein produces the protein MHYQKVVHHGATDGVTGSCHQYFINEQHSVLIDCGLFQGIEQGRGKAGTDSAQINFPLDGIQALLLTHVHIDHAGRIPYLIAAGFQGPIYCSRASALLLPLVLEDALKMGITRDEKLITGFIQAVSRQLRPCDYGTWYPLEGCADTARVRFQNAGHILGSAYIEIHHQTLSSYKQGWYKAVFSGDLGARDTPLLPDPTPLEDADLLVLESTYGDKNHEDRKNRQQRLQQVLEKAFRDNGTVLIPAFSIGRTQELLYELEDIIHRMQGLAIHKGLRWEQLDIIVDSPLAANFTAVYKELKEYWDDEAKQKLQSGRHPLQFEQLLTVKSHDDHQKVVQHLADTGRPAIVIAASGMCAGGRVVNYLKALLSSARHQILFIGYQARGTPGAAILQHAKTGGYVQLDDEDYPINAEVIQLSGYSAHADQQDLLYFVDQMHKPPEQIRLVHGDTEAKLELKRKLEAKGHNVVIG, from the coding sequence ATGCACTATCAAAAAGTAGTCCATCACGGCGCAACTGACGGTGTTACTGGTTCATGCCACCAGTATTTCATCAATGAACAGCACAGCGTGCTGATTGACTGCGGTTTGTTTCAGGGCATAGAGCAGGGTAGGGGTAAAGCAGGAACAGATTCCGCCCAGATCAATTTCCCGCTCGATGGTATTCAGGCGCTGTTACTTACCCATGTGCATATTGACCACGCTGGCCGTATTCCTTATTTAATTGCAGCAGGCTTTCAGGGCCCTATTTATTGCAGCAGGGCATCCGCCTTGTTATTGCCTCTTGTGCTGGAGGATGCATTAAAAATGGGTATCACGCGGGATGAAAAGCTGATCACTGGCTTTATTCAGGCGGTATCGCGTCAATTGCGTCCATGCGACTACGGGACATGGTATCCATTGGAAGGATGTGCAGATACGGCCCGTGTACGTTTTCAAAATGCAGGTCATATTTTGGGCTCTGCGTATATCGAAATTCACCATCAAACCCTGTCGTCTTATAAGCAGGGTTGGTATAAGGCCGTTTTTTCAGGTGATTTAGGCGCACGTGATACCCCCTTGTTGCCTGACCCAACACCACTTGAAGATGCAGATTTACTGGTGCTTGAAAGTACTTATGGCGATAAAAATCATGAAGATCGAAAAAACCGGCAGCAGCGTTTACAACAAGTGCTGGAAAAAGCCTTTAGAGACAATGGCACAGTACTGATACCCGCTTTCAGTATTGGCCGCACTCAGGAATTGTTGTACGAGCTGGAGGATATTATTCATCGGATGCAAGGGCTGGCTATACATAAAGGTCTGAGATGGGAGCAGCTTGATATTATTGTCGACTCACCTCTGGCTGCAAACTTCACTGCAGTGTACAAAGAGTTAAAAGAGTACTGGGATGACGAGGCCAAACAAAAGCTACAAAGTGGCCGCCATCCTCTGCAGTTTGAGCAGCTACTTACCGTCAAAAGTCATGACGATCACCAAAAGGTAGTACAACATTTAGCGGATACCGGCAGACCAGCCATAGTGATAGCCGCCAGTGGTATGTGCGCAGGAGGCAGGGTGGTGAACTACCTGAAAGCTTTATTAAGTTCTGCGCGCCATCAAATTTTATTTATCGGTTATCAGGCTCGTGGCACACCAGGCGCAGCCATACTACAGCATGCCAAAACTGGCGGTTATGTGCAGCTTGATGATGAAGACTACCCCATTAATGCCGAAGTGATACAGCTGAGTGGTTATTCTGCCCATGCTGACCAGCAAGACTTATTGTATTTTGTCGATCAGATGCACAAGCCTCCGGAGCAAATTCGCTTAGTGCATGGCGATACAGAGGCCAAGTTAGAACTAAAGAGAAAGCTCGAAGCCAAAGGCCACAACGTAGTAATTGGATAA
- the wecB gene encoding non-hydrolyzing UDP-N-acetylglucosamine 2-epimerase, with product MIKVLSVFGTRPEAIKMAPLVNLLKETPGIDSKVCVTGQHREMLDQVLKLFDIKPDYDLAIMKAGQDLYDVTTSILLNIKAVLRDFKPDIVLVHGDTSTTFAAALACYYEKTAVGHVEAGLRTGNIYSPWPEEANRKLTGALTKLHFAPTDTSQQNLLKENIDPAGIVVTGNTVIDALHQVVAKIDADTNLTKNFEQQFPYGLNGRRLVLVTGHRRESFGDGFEQICAGLKQIAQQFPDTDVVYPVHLNPNVREPVFRLLSDTSNVHLIEPQDYLPFVYLMSRSTVVLTDSGGIQEEAPSLGKPVLVMRDTTERPEAVAAGTVRLVGTDAQVIVQEVSRLLTDKAYYEQMSYAHNPYGDGKACARIIEAIKASFKG from the coding sequence ATGATCAAAGTATTAAGTGTGTTTGGTACCAGACCTGAAGCCATCAAAATGGCGCCTTTAGTTAATTTGTTAAAAGAAACGCCTGGTATCGATAGCAAAGTCTGTGTGACAGGCCAACACAGAGAAATGCTGGATCAGGTGCTGAAGCTGTTTGACATAAAGCCAGACTACGACCTGGCTATCATGAAAGCCGGTCAGGACTTGTATGATGTAACCACTAGTATTTTGTTAAATATCAAAGCAGTTCTGCGTGATTTCAAGCCTGACATAGTGCTGGTACATGGTGATACCAGCACCACTTTCGCTGCGGCTTTAGCTTGTTATTACGAGAAAACTGCAGTGGGTCATGTAGAAGCAGGGCTTCGTACCGGTAATATTTACAGCCCATGGCCTGAAGAAGCAAACCGCAAGTTAACTGGCGCTTTAACCAAGTTGCATTTTGCTCCAACCGACACGTCACAACAGAACTTGCTGAAAGAAAATATTGATCCTGCAGGCATAGTAGTCACAGGGAATACGGTCATTGATGCCTTGCATCAGGTAGTCGCAAAAATTGATGCTGATACCAATTTAACCAAAAACTTCGAACAACAGTTCCCTTATGGCTTAAATGGTCGTCGTTTAGTCTTGGTGACAGGTCACAGACGCGAAAGCTTTGGTGATGGTTTCGAACAAATTTGTGCCGGTTTAAAACAAATTGCTCAGCAATTCCCGGATACAGACGTTGTTTACCCAGTGCATTTAAACCCTAATGTGCGCGAACCTGTATTTCGTTTATTAAGCGACACGTCCAACGTGCACCTGATAGAACCTCAGGATTATCTGCCTTTTGTCTACCTGATGAGCCGAAGCACAGTGGTGTTAACCGACTCTGGCGGTATTCAGGAAGAAGCGCCATCTTTAGGTAAACCTGTATTGGTGATGCGCGATACGACAGAGCGCCCTGAAGCTGTAGCCGCTGGTACTGTTAGATTAGTCGGAACCGATGCACAAGTGATAGTGCAGGAAGTCAGCCGTTTATTAACAGACAAAGCCTATTACGAGCAAATGAGTTATGCCCACAACCCTTATGGTGATGGCAAAGCTTGTGCACGTATTATCGAGGCTATTAAAGCCAGTTTTAAAGGCTGA
- a CDS encoding chemotaxis protein CheW — translation MSNLTAQSGKTKEVTDLVLQWVTFKLQEETYGINVMQVQEVLRYTDIAPVPGAPDYVMGIINLRGNVVTVIDTRARFGLPPSEVTDNSRIVIIESERQVIGIMVDSVAEVVYLKQSEIDTAPNVGTDESAKFIQGVSNRDGELLILVDLNKLLSDDEWEEIRSI, via the coding sequence ATGAGTAATTTAACAGCACAATCTGGCAAAACTAAAGAAGTCACAGACTTAGTGCTGCAATGGGTGACCTTTAAGCTGCAGGAAGAAACCTACGGTATTAACGTCATGCAGGTGCAGGAAGTTCTGAGATATACAGACATAGCGCCTGTTCCTGGTGCGCCAGATTATGTGATGGGCATTATCAATTTACGTGGCAACGTAGTCACTGTGATTGATACCCGTGCTCGTTTTGGTTTACCACCATCAGAAGTCACTGACAACAGCCGTATTGTGATCATCGAATCAGAACGTCAGGTCATTGGCATTATGGTCGACAGCGTGGCTGAAGTGGTTTATCTGAAACAATCAGAAATTGATACAGCTCCAAACGTAGGCACAGACGAAAGTGCCAAGTTCATCCAGGGCGTATCGAATCGTGACGGCGAATTATTAATCCTGGTGGATCTGAATAAACTGCTGTCCGATGACGAATGGGAAGAGATCCGTAGTATTTAA
- a CDS encoding PKD domain-containing protein, whose protein sequence is MKNKILGNVSLSIIACAVLAGCGSDDKDELPTVSVAAAVSLKESRTTTIAATATDDDDTITYSWTQVSGPTLTLTNATTATVGVTAPAVDANGAAVLRITVTDEGSQTASADVTVNVANNVLPTVTATFDAAAEKSDVTLTAVAADSDGEIESYSWTQTSGAAVTLTGADTATLSFTAPSVTEDTELAFSLTVTDDDDESSSVEGTVTITPVMTTFTVTGTVSDAAFANAEISGELAGEAFTTTADADGTFSLALEADDDETNLFTNITASSVVTPGVEYYKFIPSLTVGVAEAAAGSVVDKVSAVVATLLDVTPSAVGDNPNTVSINAVSTALYSLIVAANGGTAPADLDSFTFVEKSVSPDDLIEAAAVVQLVIQGGAFALPEGVTNVLELLTNTEAYNNYVEAAEAEDPGIIAETITAIIEDPELTPPVEESAIASTYYEVYPAADGFLSRGGNRFDFNQDGTGAETFSSGMNEFSWELVDGLIQLTYLDEAPSYYYPSVRDSSVGLTEDQKNLLINAGITQIEVKRVQDSSSMQRIVQGEKTDTYRFVSAGIDTMTPVTVGQTLVNPTGVAYQATQDQLLRNADKLGDVKFTETELAGQWMFEHYYYAGEADLGYASMFADIFEINADGTGTALEVDKSFDWEVDAAGAFVATFADGSSIKAIKLDQVGTDVQVFSATYDAEGSLVAADADYALMLDGSDFSTFDQTNPEDMYWNTTINTWTKDSWDNGNLLWNNGNSYFGWQLLEDNTGYTMGNTETAPPTFEPLFDLPLTWEEEAVEGSEDESVVSINRWTCWDDGTKPCAQRQWRLLKSTDGNLGPRIYVFEIEERRNSSTSPWYVVNGLGPRLNIYEELSFSYWNDTAVAPAAAAVTSGVSTTKASAGSKKAVARILVEPNQKPVAGM, encoded by the coding sequence ATGAAAAACAAGATCTTAGGTAACGTATCGCTCAGCATTATTGCGTGTGCGGTTTTAGCAGGGTGTGGATCGGACGATAAAGACGAATTACCAACAGTATCCGTTGCAGCTGCAGTTTCGTTAAAAGAAAGCCGAACAACCACTATAGCTGCCACAGCAACAGATGATGACGACACTATCACATACAGCTGGACTCAAGTGTCTGGCCCAACTCTTACTCTGACCAACGCAACAACAGCTACTGTAGGTGTTACAGCACCAGCTGTGGATGCCAATGGCGCTGCAGTATTACGTATTACAGTAACAGACGAGGGCAGCCAAACTGCAAGTGCAGATGTAACGGTCAACGTAGCCAATAATGTATTGCCAACAGTGACCGCAACTTTTGATGCCGCGGCGGAAAAGTCTGATGTGACCTTAACAGCTGTTGCAGCTGATTCAGATGGTGAAATTGAAAGCTACAGCTGGACCCAAACTTCAGGCGCTGCTGTGACTCTGACAGGTGCTGATACTGCAACGCTCAGCTTTACCGCTCCTAGCGTGACAGAAGATACTGAACTCGCTTTTAGCCTGACAGTAACAGACGATGATGACGAATCTTCATCCGTTGAGGGTACTGTCACAATCACTCCTGTGATGACCACTTTTACGGTAACAGGCACTGTGTCTGATGCTGCTTTTGCCAACGCTGAAATCAGCGGCGAGTTAGCTGGTGAAGCTTTTACCACAACGGCAGATGCCGATGGTACTTTTAGCCTTGCCTTAGAAGCGGACGATGACGAAACTAATCTGTTTACCAATATCACCGCAAGCTCTGTAGTGACGCCCGGTGTTGAGTATTACAAATTTATTCCAAGCCTGACCGTTGGAGTTGCTGAAGCCGCGGCAGGTTCTGTCGTGGATAAAGTATCTGCAGTAGTTGCGACTTTATTAGATGTAACTCCATCCGCAGTGGGTGATAATCCGAACACTGTTTCTATCAATGCCGTTTCTACCGCATTGTATTCACTGATTGTTGCTGCCAATGGTGGCACGGCGCCAGCCGATCTGGATAGTTTTACTTTTGTTGAGAAATCAGTAAGCCCGGATGATTTGATTGAAGCTGCTGCTGTAGTTCAGTTAGTCATTCAAGGTGGTGCATTTGCATTACCTGAAGGGGTAACCAATGTGTTAGAACTGCTGACTAATACCGAAGCCTACAACAACTATGTTGAAGCTGCAGAAGCGGAAGATCCAGGTATTATTGCAGAGACTATTACCGCCATTATCGAAGATCCTGAATTAACTCCTCCAGTAGAAGAATCTGCTATTGCCAGTACCTATTATGAGGTATATCCGGCTGCGGACGGTTTCTTATCTCGTGGTGGTAATAGATTCGACTTCAACCAAGACGGCACTGGCGCTGAAACCTTCAGTAGTGGTATGAACGAATTTAGCTGGGAGCTGGTGGACGGTCTTATTCAGTTAACTTATCTGGATGAGGCACCATCGTATTACTATCCTAGTGTTCGTGATTCGAGTGTTGGCTTAACTGAAGATCAAAAGAATCTGTTAATTAACGCCGGTATCACTCAGATTGAAGTGAAGCGCGTTCAAGATAGCTCTTCAATGCAACGTATTGTTCAGGGCGAAAAAACTGACACCTATCGTTTTGTCTCAGCTGGCATTGACACCATGACACCTGTCACTGTGGGCCAGACTTTGGTTAACCCAACAGGTGTTGCATATCAAGCGACTCAAGACCAGTTATTGCGCAACGCTGACAAGTTAGGTGATGTTAAGTTTACTGAAACTGAGCTTGCAGGGCAGTGGATGTTTGAGCACTACTACTACGCTGGTGAGGCAGATTTAGGTTATGCCAGCATGTTTGCCGACATATTTGAAATTAATGCTGACGGTACTGGTACTGCATTAGAAGTAGACAAGAGCTTCGACTGGGAAGTTGATGCAGCAGGCGCTTTTGTCGCTACATTTGCCGATGGCTCCAGCATCAAAGCTATTAAGCTTGATCAAGTGGGTACAGATGTTCAGGTATTCAGCGCGACTTATGATGCAGAAGGCTCTTTAGTCGCAGCTGATGCTGATTATGCATTGATGTTGGATGGCAGTGACTTCAGTACTTTTGACCAAACCAATCCGGAAGATATGTATTGGAATACCACAATTAATACCTGGACTAAAGATTCATGGGACAATGGTAACTTATTGTGGAACAACGGAAATTCATACTTTGGTTGGCAGTTGCTTGAAGATAATACTGGCTACACCATGGGCAATACTGAGACTGCACCACCAACTTTCGAGCCTTTGTTTGACTTGCCATTAACTTGGGAAGAAGAAGCAGTAGAGGGCTCTGAAGATGAGTCTGTGGTGAGTATTAATCGTTGGACTTGTTGGGATGATGGTACTAAGCCCTGTGCTCAGCGCCAATGGCGTTTACTCAAATCTACTGATGGCAATTTAGGACCGCGTATTTATGTGTTTGAAATTGAAGAACGCAGAAATAGCAGTACTTCGCCATGGTATGTAGTAAATGGTTTAGGCCCACGCCTGAATATTTACGAAGAGCTGTCGTTCTCTTACTGGAATGATACAGCCGTAGCGCCAGCAGCGGCTGCTGTGACTTCCGGTGTGTCGACTACAAAAGCCTCGGCCGGCAGCAAAAAAGCGGTGGCACGTATCTTGGTTGAGCCAAACCAAAAGCCAGTCGCTGGTATGTAA
- a CDS encoding SLBB domain-containing protein: protein MLKLLKTCVLVALFAALPVSAVTPSPAMIAQFQNLSPAEQQRLAKQYGIELPTGAAGAASSQQAQPQVLVPQQQSVIVENVLSEPASTGRESQRFGMTMFNSQISTFAPVDNAPVPENYRLGPDDILLLQLFGKQNSSNELIVGRDGSVNLPEIGPVHVSGLSVSQASDVIANKVREAMIGVDAAITMGKLRTINIFVAGEAKTPGMFAVSALTTVTQSLYLAGGVSDIGSLRDIQVKRGGATVGRFDLYDLLLRGDSSGDIQLQHGDVVFVAPLKATVQVTGEIKRAAIYEVKSGETIDTLLSMAGGTKAGAYPQSVVLERYNSNNLRDLLNLDLTNAVNRQMALRDGDLLRIAETSSRIENVVTVAGAVVRPGFYAWQQGIRISDLIKSFWSDLHMSADLDYALVVREVNNAGDIKVLHFSLAEAINQPSGEANLSLKPRDLVLVFHHANEAIDREKLSAYIRDKIKQRYNLPADVKWTAEDDLSSKAFLSMLQYDTQLDSNQGRAGRASTAGELRIIDAQTTLNADVTGTPVVATPDLGRGALPAIMQQLMLQMYRDKNVLALSASFNRTELLYPLLQKLKNQVRRGADPLILSVSGEVKVPGDYPLTEGATVASLIAAASGLTESAFLNRAELTRAAVAADSNSIEVNNIAVDLNKVFSKEEVVALQQRDRLNIFPIPDWNINRTIEVRGEVKFPGRYTIQRGETLSNVLNRAGGLNRNAFMAGAIYTREDIKERERVQTKKLAAQLRADIATKSLSESGITSTPQDALLMIKQLEEQPPVGRLVIDLPSILAGQPDYDVQVQDGDLLYVPRIDNTVSIVGEVQHASSHRFQSDLSVEDYLKLAGGTRKRADEERVYVIKADGSVMMPDQNGWFAIEKMNLEPGDTVVVPVDTEYKDNLSLWGQFTTIFYQSAVAIAALNTF, encoded by the coding sequence GTGCTAAAACTTTTAAAAACTTGTGTGCTGGTGGCCTTGTTCGCCGCATTGCCAGTGTCTGCTGTGACACCTTCCCCTGCAATGATAGCGCAGTTTCAAAACTTATCTCCTGCCGAGCAGCAGCGTTTAGCTAAGCAATATGGTATTGAATTACCAACAGGTGCAGCAGGAGCTGCAAGCTCGCAACAGGCTCAGCCTCAGGTATTAGTACCGCAACAGCAAAGTGTTATTGTCGAAAATGTACTGTCTGAACCTGCTAGTACAGGCCGTGAGTCTCAGCGCTTCGGTATGACTATGTTTAATTCTCAAATCAGTACCTTTGCACCTGTAGATAACGCACCAGTGCCAGAAAATTACCGCTTAGGTCCGGACGATATTTTATTGCTGCAGTTATTTGGCAAACAAAACAGCAGCAACGAACTCATTGTAGGCCGTGATGGTTCAGTGAACCTGCCAGAGATTGGCCCAGTTCATGTCAGCGGTTTGTCTGTCTCTCAGGCATCCGATGTCATTGCCAATAAAGTACGTGAAGCCATGATAGGCGTCGATGCCGCTATTACTATGGGTAAGCTTCGTACTATCAATATTTTTGTCGCTGGCGAAGCAAAAACGCCTGGTATGTTTGCCGTATCAGCTTTAACTACTGTTACTCAGTCTTTGTATCTGGCTGGTGGTGTTTCAGATATTGGTAGCTTACGCGATATTCAGGTCAAACGTGGCGGTGCTACTGTAGGTCGTTTTGACTTATACGATTTATTACTGCGTGGCGACAGTTCAGGCGACATCCAGCTGCAGCACGGTGATGTAGTTTTTGTAGCCCCACTGAAAGCCACAGTTCAGGTGACAGGCGAAATTAAGCGTGCAGCCATCTACGAAGTTAAATCTGGTGAGACTATCGATACTTTGCTAAGTATGGCTGGTGGCACCAAAGCCGGGGCTTATCCTCAGTCTGTGGTGCTGGAGCGTTACAACAGCAACAACTTACGTGACTTACTGAACTTAGATTTAACCAACGCAGTAAACCGCCAAATGGCGTTACGTGACGGTGATTTATTGCGTATTGCCGAAACCTCTTCACGTATTGAAAATGTGGTCACTGTTGCTGGCGCTGTGGTTCGCCCTGGTTTTTATGCCTGGCAACAAGGTATTCGTATTAGCGATTTAATCAAGTCGTTCTGGTCTGATTTACATATGTCTGCCGATCTGGATTACGCCTTAGTAGTGCGTGAAGTGAACAACGCTGGTGATATCAAAGTGCTGCACTTCAGCCTGGCAGAAGCTATCAACCAGCCTTCAGGTGAAGCTAACCTTAGCTTAAAACCTCGTGATTTAGTCTTAGTCTTTCATCACGCCAATGAAGCTATAGATAGAGAAAAGTTAAGTGCTTATATTCGCGACAAAATTAAGCAGCGTTACAATTTGCCTGCAGACGTAAAATGGACTGCAGAAGACGACCTGTCCTCTAAAGCTTTTCTAAGCATGCTGCAGTACGATACTCAGTTGGATAGTAATCAGGGACGAGCGGGCAGAGCTTCAACTGCTGGTGAATTACGTATTATCGATGCACAAACTACGTTAAATGCTGACGTTACAGGAACACCTGTTGTGGCTACGCCGGATTTAGGTCGTGGCGCTTTACCAGCAATAATGCAACAGCTTATGCTGCAGATGTACAGAGACAAAAATGTTTTGGCATTATCCGCCAGCTTTAACAGAACAGAACTGCTGTACCCTTTATTACAGAAGCTGAAAAACCAGGTGCGTCGTGGCGCCGACCCGTTAATTCTTTCCGTCAGCGGAGAAGTAAAGGTACCAGGTGACTATCCTTTAACCGAAGGCGCTACAGTAGCCAGTTTAATAGCTGCCGCCAGTGGTTTAACTGAATCTGCGTTTTTAAACAGAGCTGAACTGACACGAGCTGCTGTCGCCGCCGACAGTAACAGCATTGAAGTAAACAATATCGCTGTCGATCTGAACAAGGTATTCTCTAAAGAAGAGGTAGTTGCCTTACAGCAAAGAGACAGACTGAATATTTTTCCAATCCCTGACTGGAATATCAACCGTACTATTGAAGTCCGTGGCGAAGTTAAATTCCCAGGGCGTTATACCATTCAACGTGGTGAAACCTTATCTAATGTGCTGAACAGGGCCGGTGGTTTAAACCGTAATGCTTTTATGGCTGGTGCTATCTACACTCGTGAAGATATAAAAGAGCGTGAGCGGGTGCAAACGAAAAAACTGGCCGCTCAGTTGCGTGCAGATATAGCCACTAAAAGTTTGTCTGAATCAGGCATTACAAGTACTCCGCAAGACGCATTACTCATGATTAAACAATTGGAAGAACAACCTCCGGTTGGGCGTTTAGTTATTGACTTGCCTTCTATTTTAGCAGGCCAGCCAGATTACGACGTACAAGTGCAAGATGGCGATTTACTATATGTGCCACGTATCGACAATACAGTGTCTATTGTCGGCGAAGTGCAACACGCCAGCAGTCACAGATTCCAGTCAGACCTTTCAGTGGAAGATTATTTAAAGCTTGCCGGTGGCACTCGTAAACGTGCTGATGAAGAGCGGGTTTATGTAATTAAAGCCGATGGTTCTGTAATGATGCCAGATCAAAATGGTTGGTTTGCAATAGAAAAAATGAATCTGGAGCCTGGTGATACAGTAGTTGTTCCTGTAGACACCGAATATAAAGACAATCTGTCATTATGGGGACAGTTTACTACTATTTTCTATCAAAGTGCTGTTGCTATAGCTGCGTTAAACACCTTCTAG
- a CDS encoding chemotaxis protein CheW, with protein sequence MSDLQASQKVMKHYLNALLTDDVVETPIQEAKKQQLNELLAPVSAPVIAPVKAPVIAKPTVVAPVVAPVVKAPVVVPAAPVTEQVKVAAPVVKAAAPVVKDYRKGRFQALFFTVAGLKVALPLKALGGIHKMMPINSLPGQPEWLKGVMLYREQKINVVDTALWVMPEKYDQGLAEKLNYQYVIMLGNSHWGLACDTLVNTIALEQDEVKWRETEGKRPWLAGLIKEHMCALLDVDALIALLAKGMNSQH encoded by the coding sequence ATGAGCGATTTACAAGCCAGCCAAAAAGTCATGAAGCATTATCTAAATGCTTTATTGACGGATGACGTGGTCGAAACGCCTATTCAGGAAGCAAAAAAACAGCAACTGAATGAACTGTTGGCTCCGGTATCAGCTCCGGTTATTGCGCCTGTTAAAGCCCCGGTGATAGCAAAACCGACCGTCGTAGCTCCGGTAGTAGCCCCAGTTGTCAAAGCTCCGGTAGTTGTGCCAGCCGCACCTGTTACTGAGCAGGTGAAAGTTGCTGCTCCTGTAGTTAAAGCAGCAGCGCCTGTGGTAAAAGATTACAGAAAAGGCCGTTTTCAGGCGCTGTTTTTTACAGTGGCAGGTTTAAAAGTGGCTTTACCTTTAAAGGCGCTGGGCGGTATTCATAAAATGATGCCTATCAACTCATTACCAGGCCAGCCTGAATGGCTCAAAGGTGTGATGTTGTACCGTGAACAAAAAATCAATGTGGTAGACACTGCGCTTTGGGTGATGCCAGAAAAATATGATCAGGGACTGGCAGAAAAGCTAAACTATCAATATGTTATTATGCTGGGCAATAGCCATTGGGGTCTGGCCTGTGATACTTTGGTCAACACAATCGCCTTAGAGCAAGACGAAGTAAAGTGGCGTGAGACCGAAGGCAAAAGGCCATGGCTCGCTGGTTTAATTAAAGAACATATGTGTGCTTTGCTGGACGTCGACGCCCTGATTGCCTTATTGGCAAAGGGAATGAATAGTCAGCACTGA
- a CDS encoding DUF2802 domain-containing protein: MANFLTDFSWIWLLGIAAILLLSVVMAVVASRQSRKLLAIINENAAASWQQQQQIEQLHQLLEQQVVQLKRSHQDVEELRSTVIGVGQRVLSLESHLGQGMQQVAELAEQQKSMHLFDPESKIYSRAMKMVHLGASLDEIMLECELPQAEAELLFNLHKQSK, translated from the coding sequence ATGGCTAATTTTCTGACTGACTTTTCATGGATATGGCTGCTGGGGATCGCAGCCATTTTGTTGCTTTCTGTAGTGATGGCTGTGGTTGCTTCACGCCAAAGTAGAAAGCTGCTGGCTATTATCAACGAAAATGCTGCCGCCAGCTGGCAACAGCAACAACAGATTGAGCAACTGCATCAGCTGCTGGAGCAACAAGTTGTGCAGTTAAAACGCTCGCATCAGGATGTGGAAGAATTGCGTTCCACCGTTATTGGTGTGGGACAAAGAGTACTGAGTTTAGAAAGTCATTTAGGGCAGGGCATGCAGCAAGTAGCTGAACTGGCCGAACAACAAAAATCCATGCATTTGTTTGATCCGGAATCAAAAATTTACAGCAGAGCGATGAAAATGGTTCATTTAGGCGCCAGCCTGGATGAAATTATGCTCGAGTGTGAACTTCCTCAGGCTGAGGCCGAACTGCTTTTTAACCTGCATAAACAATCTAAATAG
- a CDS encoding Wzz/FepE/Etk N-terminal domain-containing protein, with protein MIDESQTVAASSSSTDEIDLRELFAVIWQGKWLIMAITALFSIASVIYVLTLPNIYKSEALLAPATEQKANGLSGQLGGLAALAGVNLGGGAAVDKTALAIEIVKSREFLGRFIEKRIQLADLMAIENWDLSTNTVQYNSDIYDVTNQQWLREVEPPRQAKPSVQEAYKELLKILVVNQDQATSMVKLSIQHVSPYIAQSWVKILVEDLNLEMKTRDIEEAEKSISYLQQQIPKTEVADLRTALYSLVEEQTKTLMLANVREEYALKTIDKPIVPEEKAGPARALICLVITFLGGFIGMIVVLSRAFLSNKE; from the coding sequence ATGATTGATGAAAGCCAAACAGTAGCAGCCAGTAGTAGTTCAACTGACGAAATAGATTTACGTGAACTTTTTGCCGTTATTTGGCAAGGGAAATGGTTGATTATGGCTATCACTGCGCTATTTTCGATAGCCTCAGTGATTTATGTACTAACGCTGCCAAATATTTATAAAAGTGAGGCCTTGCTTGCCCCTGCCACAGAGCAAAAGGCGAATGGCTTATCGGGTCAATTAGGTGGCTTGGCTGCTTTGGCTGGTGTAAATTTGGGGGGAGGTGCTGCTGTTGATAAAACCGCTTTGGCAATCGAGATTGTAAAATCCCGAGAGTTTCTGGGCCGGTTTATTGAAAAGCGTATTCAACTGGCAGACTTAATGGCGATAGAAAACTGGGATTTAAGCACCAATACAGTTCAATATAATTCTGATATTTATGATGTGACAAATCAGCAATGGTTACGTGAAGTTGAGCCACCAAGACAAGCCAAACCTTCTGTACAGGAGGCATATAAAGAGCTGTTAAAAATTCTGGTTGTGAATCAGGACCAAGCGACCAGCATGGTAAAACTCAGCATTCAGCATGTATCACCCTACATAGCTCAAAGTTGGGTGAAAATCCTGGTAGAAGATCTTAATCTTGAAATGAAAACCCGTGATATCGAGGAGGCAGAAAAGAGCATCTCTTATCTGCAACAACAAATACCTAAGACAGAAGTTGCCGATTTAAGAACCGCTTTGTATTCATTGGTAGAAGAGCAAACGAAAACCTTGATGTTGGCTAATGTTCGTGAAGAGTATGCTCTTAAAACAATAGATAAGCCTATAGTGCCTGAAGAAAAAGCAGGACCGGCTCGAGCCTTGATTTGTCTGGTTATAACTTTCTTGGGCGGCTTTATTGGCATGATAGTCGTATTAAGCCGTGCTTTTCTGTCAAATAAAGAATGA